A window from Chryseobacterium vaccae encodes these proteins:
- a CDS encoding carbon-nitrogen hydrolase family protein, which produces MQIETRPLSVQDYEELAETMKRAYPQMSESIWSKKSIEKLTRMFPKGQICITVDGKLAAVALSIIVNYEEFGDDHTYSDITGNYTFNTHSDTGNVLYGIEVFVDPEFRELRLGRRLYDARKELCELLNLKSIILGGRIPNYNKYSHEFSPREYIRKVRDKEIYDPVLSFQLSNNFLPIRVLRKYLPEDEASRENAVLLQWNNIYYSKRPNTMQDSIIRLGLVQWQMRHFKDIEAFYEQVEFFVNVMGDYKSDFVLFPELFNTPLLAPFNKLSERDSMIELAKLTDQIKEKISELAISYNVNIISGSMPVFENNELYNVSYLLHRDGRMDEYRKIHITPNEKRYYGMKGGSEIKVFDTDCGKIGLVICYDVEFPELPRILADQGMKILFVPYLTDTQNAYMRVRHCAAARAIENECYVAIAGCVGNLPKVNNMDIQFGQAAVFTPSDFAFPSNAVKGEATPNTEMTLIVDVDLNLLKDLHHHGSVQVMKDRRKDLYDTYLK; this is translated from the coding sequence ATGCAAATAGAAACAAGGCCCCTGAGTGTTCAGGATTATGAAGAACTGGCAGAAACGATGAAAAGGGCTTACCCGCAGATGTCGGAGTCTATATGGTCTAAAAAAAGCATTGAAAAGCTTACCCGGATGTTTCCGAAAGGGCAGATCTGTATTACGGTAGACGGAAAACTGGCCGCCGTGGCGCTTTCAATTATTGTTAACTATGAAGAATTCGGGGACGATCATACCTACAGCGATATTACAGGAAATTATACCTTCAATACCCATTCAGATACCGGAAATGTACTGTACGGAATAGAAGTGTTTGTAGACCCTGAATTCCGTGAACTGCGTCTCGGAAGGAGATTGTATGATGCCCGGAAAGAGCTTTGCGAATTATTAAACTTAAAATCCATTATCCTTGGCGGCAGAATCCCGAATTACAACAAATACAGCCATGAATTTTCTCCAAGAGAATATATACGTAAGGTAAGAGATAAAGAGATTTATGATCCCGTATTGTCTTTCCAGCTTTCCAATAATTTCCTGCCGATCAGGGTTCTGAGAAAATACCTTCCCGAAGATGAAGCATCAAGAGAAAATGCGGTTCTTCTTCAGTGGAATAATATTTATTACAGCAAGCGCCCGAATACCATGCAGGACAGCATTATCCGTTTGGGATTGGTACAGTGGCAGATGAGGCATTTCAAAGATATTGAAGCGTTTTATGAGCAGGTAGAATTTTTCGTGAATGTAATGGGAGATTACAAATCAGACTTTGTCCTGTTTCCGGAATTGTTCAATACTCCTTTGCTGGCTCCCTTTAATAAACTTTCAGAAAGAGACAGTATGATCGAACTGGCCAAGCTTACCGATCAGATAAAAGAAAAGATCTCAGAACTGGCCATCAGCTATAACGTGAATATTATTTCCGGTAGCATGCCTGTTTTTGAAAACAATGAACTGTATAATGTAAGCTATCTTCTTCATCGTGACGGACGTATGGATGAATACAGAAAAATTCATATCACCCCGAATGAAAAGAGATACTACGGAATGAAAGGAGGCAGTGAGATAAAAGTATTTGATACCGACTGCGGAAAAATAGGATTGGTCATCTGTTATGACGTAGAATTTCCGGAATTGCCAAGGATTTTGGCAGATCAGGGAATGAAAATCCTTTTCGTTCCTTACCTTACCGATACACAGAACGCCTATATGAGAGTCCGCCACTGTGCGGCAGCGAGAGCTATAGAAAATGAATGTTACGTAGCCATTGCAGGTTGTGTAGGAAACCTTCCAAAGGTGAACAATATGGATATTCAGTTTGGACAGGCAGCCGTATTTACCCCGTCTGATTTTGCGTTTCCATCCAATGCCGTGAAAGGAGAAGCAACTCCCAATACAGAAATGACCCTGATTGTGGATGTAGACCTCAATCTGCTGAAAGACCTTCATCACCACGGTTCCGTTCAGGTAATGAAAGACAGAAGGAAAGACCTTTACGATACCTATCTGAAATAA
- a CDS encoding alpha/beta hydrolase-fold protein gives MRNYLTIGFIWAASLISGQQSYSVLTQKASDLMEETENGADYQKAFNLYEEAFRMYPDSIDGTGLYNASVLASELKNYDKAFQYLTPLIKIKATESTYPGWSYIEDESSESDYKNLLADPRWKALKQSTVPYKEEFYNNLKKIQDEFFQMKEYSFNEKENADVLYNHIKNYAPFLPKAQRNYSVSFKINDSATTSYLVHLPKDYNPKKKYPLLFFLHGAVRFSTLADFQIPQQNLGSWNRYYTKYADLNDVILVFPQASKAYNWMTSDDGFFMVPEILKQIKRTINVDDNKVFISGHSNGATGSFSYLMKQPSPFTGFYGLNTYPKVFTGGTFIENIKNRSFINFSTDQDYYYPTNANDDLTKMMHGIKADYKEYRYNGFPHSFPMYNASEPAYQIIFNDMKNRERNPFPKEISWESDDERYGTIDWLSDIKRDTLRSAAVWHKKLNFKITKWLKYDKNDSLVVENTDKNAFDFPRKSGKIKAEYAQNVFRIETSRIGSFSINISPEMIDVDKKVKVFINEKLYFNEKVKYDCEFMLKNFERNRDREQIWINYINFKV, from the coding sequence ATGAGGAATTATTTAACAATAGGTTTCATTTGGGCAGCATCTCTTATAAGTGGGCAGCAAAGTTATTCAGTCCTGACCCAAAAGGCATCGGACCTCATGGAGGAAACGGAAAACGGAGCCGATTATCAGAAGGCCTTCAACCTATATGAAGAGGCTTTCAGAATGTATCCCGACAGCATCGACGGAACGGGGCTTTATAATGCGTCTGTTTTAGCTTCAGAACTGAAAAACTATGATAAGGCTTTCCAATATCTTACTCCACTTATTAAAATAAAAGCTACAGAAAGCACTTATCCGGGATGGAGCTATATTGAAGATGAATCTTCAGAAAGTGACTATAAAAACCTGCTGGCTGATCCAAGATGGAAAGCCCTGAAGCAAAGTACAGTGCCTTATAAAGAAGAGTTTTACAATAATTTAAAGAAAATTCAGGACGAGTTTTTCCAGATGAAAGAATATTCTTTTAATGAGAAGGAAAATGCTGATGTATTGTACAATCATATAAAAAACTATGCTCCGTTTCTACCCAAAGCACAGCGGAATTATTCTGTTTCATTCAAAATAAATGATTCTGCCACAACTTCTTATCTTGTTCATTTACCGAAAGACTATAATCCGAAAAAAAAGTATCCACTTTTATTTTTTCTACATGGAGCCGTACGTTTCAGTACTTTAGCAGACTTTCAGATCCCTCAGCAAAATCTTGGAAGCTGGAACAGGTATTATACCAAGTATGCCGACTTAAATGATGTCATCCTGGTTTTCCCACAAGCCAGCAAAGCCTACAACTGGATGACCTCTGATGACGGTTTTTTCATGGTTCCCGAAATTCTGAAACAGATCAAAAGAACAATTAACGTTGATGACAACAAGGTTTTTATTTCAGGCCATTCCAATGGAGCAACCGGATCATTTTCCTATCTGATGAAGCAGCCTTCTCCGTTTACCGGCTTTTACGGCCTGAATACCTATCCTAAAGTTTTTACCGGCGGAACTTTTATCGAAAATATAAAAAACCGTTCGTTCATTAATTTTTCTACGGATCAGGATTACTATTATCCAACTAATGCTAATGACGATCTCACAAAAATGATGCATGGAATAAAGGCCGATTATAAGGAGTACCGTTATAATGGATTTCCGCATTCATTTCCTATGTACAATGCCTCCGAACCTGCTTATCAGATTATTTTTAATGATATGAAAAACCGGGAAAGAAATCCGTTTCCTAAAGAAATTTCGTGGGAATCTGATGATGAAAGATATGGAACTATTGACTGGTTATCCGATATAAAAAGGGATACGCTACGATCTGCAGCTGTTTGGCATAAAAAACTGAACTTCAAAATCACAAAATGGCTGAAATATGATAAAAATGACAGTTTAGTTGTTGAAAATACAGATAAAAATGCTTTTGACTTTCCAAGAAAATCAGGAAAAATAAAGGCTGAATATGCTCAGAATGTTTTCCGGATAGAGACTTCCCGTATCGGATCTTTTTCTATTAATATTTCTCCGGAAATGATTGATGTTGATAAAAAGGTTAAAGTTTTTATCAATGAAAAATTATATTTCAATGAAAAAGTAAAATATGACTGTGAATTTATGCTGAAGAATTTTGAGAGAAACAGGGATCGTGAGCAGATCTGGATTAACTACATTAATTTTAAAGTCTAA
- a CDS encoding AraC family transcriptional regulator codes for MRERFETFQPKNPTIKKYIDYYYLDLKPHNSIHTFQCFPHFNNTISFHKSHIQTEKGDVAFDEAAQALQIFTPIREKVLNVVQYGEVYRIVIVFHPLGVQQFYRNLSFTKSLNHLEFLSPDELNKVFSTTDTQLLTHLLDASLKKRFIPFENSILEKSIQYIFNHCESFTVTELSDTIGISRQHLNRNFQAHLGVSVKKFHEIVLFRKTVNEKLFENPDRSFTELAYEFNFNDQSHFNKAYKNLTENSPKSFFDQGTVLGSQDTFWRLLP; via the coding sequence ATGAGAGAAAGATTTGAAACATTCCAACCGAAAAACCCGACAATCAAAAAGTATATTGATTATTATTACCTGGACCTGAAACCGCATAACAGCATCCATACATTTCAGTGTTTTCCGCACTTTAACAATACCATTTCTTTTCATAAATCCCATATTCAAACAGAAAAAGGGGATGTTGCTTTTGATGAGGCCGCTCAGGCACTTCAGATCTTCACTCCTATTCGCGAAAAGGTTCTCAACGTTGTACAATATGGAGAAGTTTACAGAATCGTGATTGTATTTCATCCTTTGGGAGTTCAGCAATTTTACAGAAACCTATCTTTTACGAAGAGTCTTAACCACCTTGAGTTCTTAAGTCCGGACGAACTAAATAAAGTTTTTTCGACGACAGATACGCAACTGCTTACTCATTTACTGGATGCTTCTCTGAAAAAAAGATTCATTCCCTTCGAAAATTCTATTCTGGAAAAGTCCATTCAGTATATATTCAATCATTGTGAAAGTTTTACCGTGACTGAACTTTCTGACACCATAGGAATCAGCAGACAGCATCTGAACAGAAACTTTCAAGCTCATTTAGGCGTCTCGGTTAAAAAGTTTCATGAAATTGTTCTCTTCAGAAAAACAGTAAATGAAAAACTGTTTGAAAATCCGGACAGAAGTTTTACAGAACTGGCTTATGAATTTAATTTTAATGACCAGTCACATTTTAACAAGGCCTATAAAAACCTTACAGAAAACTCTCCAAAAAGTTTCTTTGACCAAGGAACCGTTTTAGGCAGCCAGGATACTTTCTGGCGTTTACTTCCCTGA
- a CDS encoding tetratricopeptide repeat protein → MRKTILLLFSLFNFHILFGQSNYDLGYKEYDQQNFQKAISYFDKAISARENIFDSYLYRGMSYLYSYDGKKSKEDFDKVLELDPQNSKVYAFYGKYYALTNQFAKAVESYTIALERTPTDYRLYSERGASKAELGMYHEALADADISVQKQPQNYRGYLNRGYIKMRMDKFAEAIDDLNTSLSLEKSKKGYEYRGTAYALLRKHDAALQDFEKALEYNPNDPLILYYQGEVLLSTGQKEKACKSLLKSKQLGNNGIDDVILKAKCSETLK, encoded by the coding sequence ATGAGAAAAACAATACTATTATTATTCTCACTCTTTAATTTTCATATTCTTTTCGGGCAATCTAACTATGATCTGGGCTACAAAGAATATGACCAGCAAAATTTTCAAAAAGCTATTTCTTATTTTGATAAAGCGATCAGCGCCAGGGAAAATATTTTTGATTCTTATTTATACAGAGGAATGTCATATCTCTACTCCTATGATGGTAAAAAATCCAAAGAGGATTTTGATAAAGTTCTTGAGTTAGACCCACAAAACTCCAAAGTTTATGCTTTTTATGGAAAATATTACGCATTAACCAATCAGTTTGCAAAAGCGGTGGAGAGTTATACTATTGCATTGGAAAGAACTCCCACAGATTACAGGCTGTATAGTGAAAGAGGAGCTTCCAAAGCTGAACTTGGCATGTATCATGAAGCTCTGGCTGATGCTGATATTTCTGTACAAAAACAGCCTCAAAATTATAGAGGTTATTTGAACCGGGGCTATATCAAAATGCGTATGGATAAGTTTGCTGAAGCGATAGACGACCTCAACACGTCATTAAGTCTGGAAAAATCAAAAAAAGGTTATGAGTACAGAGGAACAGCCTATGCTTTATTAAGAAAACATGATGCCGCATTGCAGGATTTTGAAAAGGCTCTGGAATACAATCCTAATGACCCTCTTATCCTTTATTATCAAGGTGAAGTTTTATTATCCACAGGCCAAAAAGAAAAGGCTTGTAAAAGTCTGTTGAAAAGCAAGCAATTAGGAAATAATGGTATTGATGATGTTATTCTTAAAGCAAAATGTTCAGAAACACTCAAATAA
- a CDS encoding ABC1 kinase family protein, with product MFDKQQRKLKRSARLISVLSKYGFKDMLARMNTGNKQEQISSDPDEVISKGTVYERIRLVLEELGPTFVKLGQTFSNREDLLPPELIQELQKLQDKVETVDMNVEEALENEFNISVRDHFLEITKDPLATASIAQVYKAVLLDGSPVILKLKKPDVQSVIEDDLLLIKDMEKLVSAYSEIGEKLNLKQAISTFERSLLEEVSLINEKNNILQFRLNFKNNKETYVPKVYEEFSNNNILCMEFIDGIKVTDKSVLLANGIDPVKVSEVGLRLFVSQILDYGFFHADPHAGNILVKKNGKVVFIDFGAVGKIQPNDKEILENLIVSFVAKNPHKIVRYLKKMAVSYEIPDERRFENDVEDILNFVHSSSLQNIDVQVIINKMKDILAHNRLYMPDYFYLLFKGISLIEGVGRNINPDLDIVKSLHPYSRKIFTKKISPKNLLKTGMDRMMNFTDNVDEIPKELRSVLQKLDENKFTVSTEIKNIEKTNQLIKSSVVNLVLAMILGANIIATAIVFVSETGPRIGELSLIAILGFIFSVLLVIILLLRVARK from the coding sequence ATGTTTGACAAGCAGCAAAGAAAACTGAAAAGGTCGGCCAGGCTTATTTCCGTATTGAGTAAATATGGATTTAAAGATATGCTGGCAAGGATGAATACAGGAAATAAACAGGAGCAGATTTCTTCAGATCCTGATGAGGTGATATCAAAAGGAACGGTCTACGAAAGAATCAGGCTTGTATTGGAAGAGCTGGGTCCCACGTTTGTAAAACTTGGCCAGACATTCAGCAACCGGGAAGATTTGCTGCCTCCGGAACTGATTCAGGAATTGCAGAAGCTTCAGGATAAAGTGGAAACAGTGGATATGAACGTAGAAGAAGCATTGGAAAATGAATTCAATATTTCGGTTAGAGATCACTTTCTGGAAATCACTAAAGATCCTTTAGCCACAGCTTCCATAGCTCAGGTGTATAAAGCCGTTCTGCTTGATGGCAGTCCTGTCATTTTAAAGCTCAAAAAACCGGATGTACAATCTGTTATTGAAGATGATCTGTTGCTGATCAAAGATATGGAAAAACTGGTATCTGCCTATTCGGAAATAGGAGAGAAGCTTAACCTGAAACAGGCTATTTCCACCTTCGAAAGATCCCTGTTGGAAGAAGTTTCCCTCATCAATGAGAAAAACAATATCCTGCAGTTCCGTCTGAATTTTAAGAACAACAAAGAAACCTATGTTCCGAAAGTCTATGAAGAATTTTCCAACAACAATATTCTTTGTATGGAATTCATCGATGGGATTAAGGTAACCGATAAATCAGTGCTTTTAGCTAATGGTATTGATCCGGTAAAAGTTTCGGAAGTAGGATTGAGACTGTTCGTTTCCCAGATCCTGGATTATGGTTTTTTCCATGCTGATCCCCATGCCGGAAATATCCTCGTGAAAAAGAACGGGAAAGTAGTCTTCATTGATTTTGGTGCCGTAGGAAAGATTCAGCCCAATGATAAGGAGATCCTTGAAAACCTTATTGTGAGTTTTGTGGCTAAAAATCCACACAAAATAGTCCGTTATCTCAAAAAAATGGCGGTCAGTTATGAAATTCCCGATGAGAGAAGATTTGAAAATGATGTGGAAGATATTCTCAATTTTGTCCACAGTTCTTCGCTGCAGAATATTGATGTACAGGTAATCATTAATAAAATGAAAGATATCCTGGCTCATAACAGGTTGTATATGCCGGATTATTTTTATCTGTTGTTTAAAGGGATCAGTCTGATAGAAGGAGTAGGAAGAAATATCAATCCCGATCTGGATATTGTGAAAAGCCTTCACCCGTACAGCCGGAAAATATTTACCAAAAAGATCAGTCCCAAAAATCTGTTAAAAACCGGAATGGACAGGATGATGAATTTCACCGATAATGTAGATGAAATCCCGAAAGAACTCCGTTCTGTTTTACAGAAACTGGATGAAAATAAATTCACCGTATCCACTGAAATCAAAAACATTGAAAAAACCAACCAGCTGATCAAATCAAGCGTGGTTAATCTGGTTTTAGCCATGATCCTGGGGGCCAATATCATTGCTACGGCGATTGTTTTTGTTTCCGAAACAGGACCCAGAATAGGAGAGCTGTCTCTGATAGCGATATTGGGTTTTATTTTTTCCGTATTATTAGTCATTATATTGTTGTTGAGAGTAGCCAGGAAATAA
- a CDS encoding DEAD/DEAH box helicase, with the protein MEKLTFADFDLPVKILDVLADLELFEPTPIQEKSLKPILSGRDVMGIAQTGTGKTLAYLLPVLKTWKYSKTGNPTVLVLVPTRELVVQVTEILEKLTENITARVIGIYGGKNINTQKLLFNDGCDILVGTPGRVMDLSIDNAISLKEVQKLIIDEFDEMLNLGFRPQLTHIFEMMKEKRQNILFSATMTEAVDEMLDQYFASPVEISLAKSGTPLEKIEQSAYKVENFNTKINLLEHLLKNNDEMSKVLIFNNNKKNADLLFTKIDELFPEQFDVIHSNKSQNYRLKAMKRFEKEEVRGLITTDVMARGLDISDITHVINFETPDIPEQYIHRIGRTGRADKDGKAITFVTKKEEPLILDIELLMDKDLQFNDFPEEVKINPKKIASEEEVVAMKNPASVKLNEGGGAFHEKKAKNTKENWGGPSKRKAPKKFGANRAQQKAISKSKKKK; encoded by the coding sequence ATGGAAAAACTCACTTTTGCAGATTTTGACCTGCCGGTTAAAATTCTTGATGTTTTAGCGGATCTGGAATTATTTGAGCCTACCCCTATTCAGGAGAAGAGCTTAAAGCCTATACTTTCCGGAAGAGATGTAATGGGAATTGCGCAGACCGGAACAGGAAAAACATTAGCTTACCTTTTACCCGTTCTTAAGACATGGAAATACAGTAAAACAGGAAATCCAACTGTTTTGGTACTTGTTCCTACAAGAGAATTAGTGGTTCAGGTAACTGAAATTCTTGAAAAACTGACAGAAAACATTACCGCAAGAGTGATCGGAATATATGGCGGGAAAAATATCAATACTCAGAAATTATTATTCAATGACGGTTGTGATATTTTAGTGGGAACACCGGGAAGGGTGATGGATCTTTCCATAGACAACGCTATTTCCCTGAAAGAAGTACAGAAGCTGATCATTGATGAATTTGATGAAATGCTTAATTTAGGTTTCAGACCGCAGCTGACCCATATTTTTGAAATGATGAAAGAGAAGAGACAGAATATCCTTTTCTCTGCAACGATGACAGAAGCCGTAGATGAGATGCTGGATCAGTATTTCGCAAGTCCGGTGGAAATTTCATTGGCAAAATCAGGAACACCCCTTGAAAAGATCGAACAGTCTGCTTATAAAGTTGAAAATTTCAATACTAAGATTAACCTTCTTGAACATTTACTGAAGAATAATGATGAAATGTCTAAGGTGTTGATTTTTAATAATAATAAAAAGAACGCCGATCTCCTATTTACCAAAATTGATGAACTTTTCCCGGAGCAGTTTGATGTGATCCACTCTAACAAATCCCAGAACTACAGGCTTAAGGCTATGAAAAGATTTGAAAAGGAAGAGGTCAGAGGATTGATTACCACCGATGTTATGGCAAGAGGTCTTGATATTTCAGATATTACCCATGTGATCAATTTTGAAACACCGGATATTCCGGAACAGTATATTCACAGAATTGGTAGAACGGGTAGAGCGGATAAAGATGGAAAGGCTATTACTTTTGTGACTAAAAAGGAAGAACCTTTAATTCTTGATATAGAGCTTTTAATGGATAAAGATCTTCAGTTTAATGATTTCCCTGAAGAAGTAAAGATCAATCCTAAGAAAATAGCTTCTGAAGAAGAGGTTGTTGCGATGAAAAATCCAGCCTCTGTAAAACTGAATGAAGGAGGTGGAGCATTTCACGAAAAGAAAGCCAAAAATACAAAAGAAAACTGGGGAGGCCCATCCAAAAGAAAAGCACCTAAAAAGTTTGGGGCCAACAGAGCTCAGCAAAAAGCGATTTCAAAATCTAAGAAAAAGAAATAA
- a CDS encoding GDSL-type esterase/lipase family protein translates to MKKILSAFLLLYFALFFSQEKKPMFWQDIQNFKKADQENPPPKDAILLIGSSSFTKWTDVADYFPDKTIINRGFGGSRLTDLNDFADDLLAPYQPKQIIIYCGENDFADNHKLKAQKVVNRYKAFYRKIRERFPNIEIDYISIKYSPSREKLWPQMKIANKKIAAFMKKESNAEFIDVTKAMEDSNGKVRKEIFVEDMLHFKPEGYQIWAKEMKPYMK, encoded by the coding sequence ATGAAGAAGATTCTTTCAGCATTTCTGCTGCTGTATTTTGCCCTTTTCTTTTCACAGGAAAAAAAGCCGATGTTCTGGCAGGACATTCAGAATTTCAAAAAAGCCGATCAGGAAAACCCACCTCCCAAAGATGCCATTCTTCTCATAGGAAGCTCATCTTTCACCAAATGGACTGATGTTGCTGATTATTTTCCAGACAAAACAATTATTAACCGAGGTTTCGGAGGCTCACGCCTGACTGATCTCAATGATTTTGCTGATGACCTTTTAGCACCTTATCAACCAAAACAGATCATCATTTATTGTGGTGAGAATGATTTTGCTGATAATCATAAGCTGAAAGCACAAAAAGTAGTCAACAGATATAAAGCTTTTTACAGGAAAATACGTGAGAGGTTTCCCAATATTGAAATCGATTATATTTCCATCAAGTACTCTCCAAGCAGAGAAAAGCTATGGCCTCAGATGAAAATAGCCAATAAAAAGATCGCCGCTTTTATGAAGAAAGAATCCAATGCTGAATTTATTGATGTTACCAAGGCTATGGAAGATTCTAACGGAAAGGTAAGAAAAGAGATCTTCGTGGAAGATATGCTTCATTTTAAGCCGGAAGGATACCAAATCTGGGCTAAGGAAATGAAACCTTATATGAAATAA
- a CDS encoding lipocalin family protein has protein sequence MKKRLLLFAFSALALTSCNDDNMEAYELEMMSGDWKVSKIEIISGKDNKTVIKTEVPTGCMANNTLYFRSDHYISYTAYSGTGLECTPNAKNDGEFTYNQESKLLSTKFKNDDEKWYRVEVLTSQDLKVAQLFGASDQNDDEVDDVTYITYKR, from the coding sequence ATGAAAAAACGACTACTTTTATTTGCCTTTTCAGCGCTGGCACTTACTTCCTGTAACGATGACAATATGGAAGCCTATGAACTGGAGATGATGAGCGGGGATTGGAAAGTCAGCAAAATAGAGATTATTTCTGGAAAGGATAATAAAACTGTTATTAAAACTGAAGTTCCTACAGGTTGTATGGCCAATAATACACTTTATTTCAGAAGTGATCACTACATCAGCTATACTGCTTATTCAGGGACGGGGCTTGAATGTACACCCAATGCAAAAAATGATGGAGAATTTACTTACAACCAGGAATCCAAACTCCTGAGTACCAAATTTAAAAATGACGATGAAAAATGGTACAGAGTAGAAGTACTAACCAGCCAGGACCTGAAAGTTGCACAGCTTTTTGGGGCCTCCGATCAAAATGATGACGAAGTAGATGATGTTACCTACATTACTTATAAAAGATAA
- a CDS encoding iron-containing alcohol dehydrogenase, which yields MLNFEFKNPTKILFGKGEIAKISKEVPQDARILMIYGGGSIKNNGVYDQVKEALKGHELYEFGGVPANPEYEVLMDALRFIKEKNINFLLAVGGGSVIDGTKFLSAAANYDGEPWDILRKSVRTFEGEGMPFGSILTLPATGSEMNSGYVISRRETDEKLSSGGPGLFPLFSVLDPEVIRTIPKNQIVNGITDAYTHVLEQYMTAPSSADLQERIAESILISLQETAPKVLADDFNYDAAGNFMWCCTMALNGLIQKGVITDWAVHAMGHELTAYFGIDHARTLAVIAPSHYRYNFETKKGKLAQYAERVWGIKDGTLEEKAEQGIKKLEEFFHSLHIKTRLSEYTEDYNGTAERVEKAFTERNWVGLGEHKKLTPQDAYKIVEMSY from the coding sequence ATGCTTAATTTCGAGTTTAAAAATCCAACTAAAATACTTTTCGGGAAAGGAGAAATCGCTAAAATCTCCAAAGAAGTTCCTCAAGACGCCAGAATACTCATGATCTATGGAGGCGGAAGCATCAAAAATAACGGAGTGTATGATCAGGTAAAAGAGGCCTTGAAGGGCCATGAGCTGTATGAATTCGGAGGGGTTCCTGCCAATCCTGAGTATGAGGTTCTGATGGATGCTTTACGTTTTATCAAAGAAAAAAACATCAACTTTTTATTGGCCGTTGGAGGCGGATCTGTCATCGACGGGACCAAGTTCCTTTCTGCTGCTGCCAACTACGACGGTGAACCTTGGGATATTCTGAGAAAATCCGTGAGAACTTTCGAAGGTGAAGGAATGCCTTTCGGAAGTATTCTTACCCTTCCTGCTACAGGTTCTGAAATGAACTCAGGCTACGTAATCTCAAGAAGAGAAACCGATGAAAAATTATCCTCTGGCGGACCGGGACTTTTCCCTCTGTTTTCTGTCTTGGATCCTGAAGTAATCAGAACCATTCCTAAAAACCAGATCGTAAACGGTATTACAGACGCTTATACCCACGTTCTTGAACAGTATATGACGGCTCCTTCTTCTGCAGACTTGCAGGAAAGAATTGCAGAAAGTATCCTGATCAGCCTTCAGGAAACAGCTCCCAAAGTACTGGCAGATGATTTCAACTATGATGCTGCCGGAAATTTCATGTGGTGCTGCACAATGGCTTTAAACGGGCTTATTCAGAAAGGAGTGATCACAGACTGGGCTGTACATGCTATGGGACATGAGCTTACAGCATACTTCGGAATTGATCACGCAAGGACATTAGCCGTTATTGCGCCTTCTCATTACCGATATAATTTTGAAACGAAAAAAGGTAAATTAGCACAATACGCGGAAAGAGTTTGGGGAATTAAAGACGGAACCTTAGAAGAAAAAGCCGAACAGGGAATTAAAAAACTGGAAGAATTCTTCCACAGCCTGCATATTAAAACCAGACTTTCCGAATACACAGAAGATTATAACGGAACCGCCGAAAGAGTTGAGAAAGCCTTTACGGAAAGAAACTGGGTAGGATTGGGTGAACACAAAAAACTGACTCCTCAGGATGCTTATAAGATTGTAGAAATGAGCTATTAA